atatttgGCTTTTAAAGGATCTGTTATTCTCACTTTTCCACATTTCTGTGTAACTGCAAGTTATCCGTAGGAAAGTTAATGGGTCGTGGCTGCAATGCCTTGGGAAAATGTTGGAACATTTTGAAGCCAGAAAAAATACTTAAGGAATGCATGTGTTTAAAGGAATGTTTCCAAATATATGGAAATTAATGATCAGATAAATTCTTACGAAGTTTGGAGAtttcttttgtatttgttttgaaAAAGACTCAATGCGTTGTCGCTTTAAAGACAGTGACACCTAGTGGCTTCGAACGGTAACGCAGATCTTCAAGAGTGGCCAAAGCACTAAAACACCTCTCGGATTTTAatagttttattcttatatgtgtttaataaaagtccaaatatatataaaatactaCGGTTTCAAGATGtgacattacacatatgttGATAGAGATTGCGAACTTATTTCATTTTGCTTTGGATAAGAGCATCGGCTAAATTAAATGGAATAATAATGATATAATTGTATTCGTTTTTGTAAAATGGCAAGAAGGGGAAAGGTAGGAGGAGgtggtctttatttttctgaatttaaatgtgtatacatttgtgtgtttgtgccaTCTTGGAAAGACAACTGGAAAATATACGTGTTTTCTTTACCAGTCTGTCCTTCAGCTCGGCCACGTGGTCTCGTCACGGCAGTCATCCGTAATGTCTGATGAGAACCAGCAGAGTCTTCTCCCCCCGACCCAGGAACTGACCCAGAGTCACACTCCTGAGAACACAAAGAAAACGTTCCATTGAAAACGTCAATATGGCCACGAGGATGGTTTGAATGCGTCTTCTTCAGTGCTTTCAGCAAGAAGCCCCTCGATTCTGGCTGTGTGTGTCATCTTTGCtgtgattttttatattttcctGACCCCAGCACCATAGGACAAGAAACTTAACTCGccaatattttcttttaaagttACCACTATCTGCAGGAATCTGATGAACTGATGTTTTCAGAAAGAAAGTGGCTTTTCAGGGAATTTGTAAATGTAGTGCACACTgggtatttgtatttgtttaaacAGATGTCTTCCTTGCTGTTTAAGGGGAATGATGCCTCCTGCTGTTTAGGACATTGCATTGCACGCTTTAGACTGATGAGCAAAATGTGCCTTTTATATAGTgagtcattaaaaaaaaaaagaagttaaaCGTCAATATGGCATGTATTTAATCTAGAAGACCGACATATAACAGTGTTTCAGTATTAACAGTAAAAGGCGATAAGAGCATCGACAACAGAGAGGTTCAGTTTGTGAACTCACTCTCCGCTGCGCGCGTCAGTGAAGGCCGTGTCGGGGCTCAGGCTGGCGGCCATCTTTCCTCCTGACAGCTGTCTGTCTGTCGTCTGCAGGCCTCTGTCCACGCTCTCCAGGAAGGAGTCCCACTCTGACtgcgtgcgcacacacacacaggttatcacacacacacacacacaccggttaTAGCCAGATAAATACCAGTATGTCATTCGTACTGATAAAAATACTAACTAATAACAAGTCGCACTGTATCTTTTTTTGCAtttgaataaatacaaaaaaatgcaactaCTTTGCACACTTGTCTTATGTATTCAATATCCTACGTTAATATTTTAGCACTTGGTATATCTATAGTTTATTCTAACTTATTTCATTATATTTTATTCTAAAGATATTCACCTGTTGACATGTATATACTTAGTGTTTATTTTCTATGTATTTCTTGCTGTTCAATCCATCTATTTATTTGTATGTGTCTATGTATCTTgtttataaaataataattagtACATGCAGTTAAAACTGGGTCTATGAATCTGATTGTAACCTGATGAATATAGTACATAATATGCacaatactgtatatatttaaagtggacctatcatgctacatttgaataatatattgtagggacatacctatataaaacatgtctgcgaagtttttttcttcaaaataccaaacagatcttgcattttagccatgcctcatttcgctctattttagcaagggctgattctatgagaagtcttcttcgctgcttttgtggcagactacagcgccacctccaggcctggcatatgtactacagcatctccagcgctttcgaacggcaatggccgtggctgtctcctgataggtgaagagttgcccatataggcggggctcctcgtttctgacgtcagagatatttcaagtctgtatcagatccgttgcagccccgtttttagagatttgggtacggaggaaaagagagaggttgtgttttctgacacttggtgagttccttgACACACCGGTGacacattcatgtataaaagacgtacaaaagtgcatataggtcccctttaaaataaatacaaagctTCACTCATACAGACCTCCAGCTGCAGAAGCTCCTCCACCTTATCTCTCACTGTGGCATTGCTGAAAAAATACAAAGCTTTATTGACAAACAGGCGCCACCCAACTTTATGAATAACAGAATAAAAGAAAAGTAATTGATTAACGACTGCAAGTAAATCTTAGCGTGGGAATAAGCAACGTCCATTGGCAGGTATTTTTACGATGATTCACCACAGGGTTTTTTGTGGAGTCTAGACGGTTAGGGTGGAGCTCAGTGTCAGGATGAGACGTGTGTAAAATGTGCCCGATGAAAAGTGTGTTAAAAAGCATTCATGGAACATACAGTCTTTTAATAAATGCTGGAGGCAATGAGGACATATCTGTAAAGGGATGATAGAAAACCTGTAGTAACCCCTAAAAGACCCAAATTACACACACCATAAAGCTGTATGGAATTTCATTTATCAAATTAAAGACAAAGATGTGTTTCTTTATTATCACCATTCTGGTTTTATGTACAGTGGAGGAAAAGACACCGTAAGATACTCCAAGTAAAAGTATTGCATTGAGAATGATACTTAAAGTATGAGTATTACAATGACTCATTGCAGAACAATTCTTAAAAGGGGCCCCGCTatgcttttggggttttccctttcctgtagtgtgttataaaggATTTTGTTTTGCATGTAAAAGGTCTCCAAATGataacatccctgtgttccccaTTCATACATTTAAATACTTAAAAAGGAAAAGCAGTAAACCTTCATATTTGAGAAGCTGTGAAATGTTTTTACGCAAAGAAATTGCtgcctcatcaaccagctcatTGTAACGGGTGCTTAAACTTACTTTTGGGTCATTTTAAAAGTAATTATTTCATacgttttgtgtgtgaaaatggTTAGTCTCTAGTAACTAACGCTGTAATTAAATACTGTGAAGTAAAAACTGCAATGTTCCCCTTTGAATTGTAGTGAGGTGGAAAGTGCTGCAAAAATAAAGCACCAGTAGCTCATAAGTGTACTTAAagttcccctattatactgtttttcatcaatatatatagctctcagatatatccagagcctgtctctgattggctccaaacaccaaacagatcgttgcagcattacccataatcccctctgtttcagccctgtttccaaagtgctgattctctgtctgttactttagatcaaaaataaggagcccctccccacgcccctctgagagacatttggttacaaagaactgaatggtgctctagaggagattcaggtgataaggggggggggggggttaccttggttgctgattggctaatggttaccaagccaacacatcgttatgacatcataaagtggccaaaatctgatcagctcattttcagacaggtttttatagaaatggatcaaaaagagagagaatctttgttcctgaaactttcagagtctctttccacagaggggacacatgttgatgtagaagagatatgaagaagaggggacacatgttgatgtagaagagacatgaagaagaggggacacatgttgatgtagaagagacatggagaagaggggacacatgttgatgtagaagagacatggagaagaggggacacatgttgatgtagaagagacatggagaagaggggacacatgttgatgtagaagagacatggagaagaggggacacatgttgatgtagaagagacatgaagaagaggggacacatgttgatgtagaagagacatgaagaagaggagacacatgttgatgtagaagagacatgaagaagaggggacacatgttgatgtagaagagacatgaagaagaggggacacatgttgatgtagaagagacgtgaagaagaggggacacatgttgatgtagaagagacgtgaagaagaggggacacatgttgatgtagaagagacatgaagaagaggggacacatgttgatgtagaagagacatgaagaagaggggacacatgttgatgtagaagagacatggagaagaggggacacatgttgatgtagaagagacatgaagaagaggggacacatgttgatgtagaagagacatgaagaagaggggacacatgttgatgtagaagagacatgaagaagaggggacacatgttgatgtagaagagacatggagaagaggggacacatgttgatgtagaagagacatgaagaagaggggacacatgttgatgtagaagagacatgaagaagaggggacacatgttgatgtagaagagacatgaagaagaggggacacatgttgatgtagaagagacatgaagaagaggggacacatgttgatgtagaagagacatgaagaaaggggacacatgttgatgtagaagagacatgaagaagaggggacacatgttgatgtagaagagacatgaagaagaggggacacatgttgatgtagaagagacatgaagaagaggggacacatgttgatgtagaagagacatgaagaagaggggacacatgttgatgtagaagagacatgaagaagaggggacacatgttgatgtagaagagacgtgaagaagagggacacatgttgatgtagaagagacgtggagaagaggggacacatgttgatgtagaagagacatgaagaagaggggacacatgttgatgtagaagagacatgaagaagaggagacacatgttgatgtagaagagacatgaagaagaagggacacatgttgatgtagaagagacatggagaagaggggacacatgttgatgtagaagacacatgaagaagaggatagTTACTTTATCCACCACTGGTTTTTACTCGTACTTACTGATAAAACTTCTTCCATATGGCCTCTGCCTCGCTCCTCTTCTTCACTCCGAGGCtgcacaacagcaacaacacaaacaattataataatacaatGATTATAATTGAATTAATCACACTTAATTCTACTTATGAATGTTTCTACAAGTGTTGTGAACTCCTCACCTTTTGTAGAAGTCTCCTCCGGCTGTGATCAGGCCGAATAAAATGGAGATCTTATGGGGGACGAACTTCTCCAGGGACTCTGCAGGGGAACAAAGGCACGCAGTAATTGGTCGGGCTGCTTTGTgcaatgtcactgtgtgttggCAATAAAGCATGACAAGGATTACATTTCTACACCTTCAATCCTGATCTCACTGATCTGCTTTAACAACTAATGAGGAGAATGGGTTGTAGCCAGCCTTTGCATATTCAAAAGGACACCTGTGAATTATAATTAATAATGTAATAAATTATATGTTAGAAACGAATGTCAATGTAGCTTAAAACTGGTTTATTTCAACTAGATTTGCCAATTTATCTGAAGTTATGAGGAAACAACTGCAACATTTCTTGCACTTCGATGTTTTTTGCTTGTTGGGAAAACAAATGAATTACAAAAACAAACAGATCGTTATATCTGAACTATCTCTTTTTGaattattaatagtttacagtatGTTTTTTAATTCATTACTACATTTCAACACTTTTATGCTTGTTGTGaccaatataaatgaaacaatAATTAACTAATCATAAAACCCGAACCTATATTACCTCTTCTTTAATTCGGCGTGACTAAAAGCCATTTAACAACACGCATTATAGTAAAATATCGTCTTTTAGTATTGATTCACGTGCTTCCTTCGGTCTAAAGCCGCATAGCACAGCATTATAAAAGCATAAAACAAGGTGCTTTTTGGTATTTTATGTGAGCCGAATTATGTATAAGACGAAAATAATACACTCTACATTAACATAAGACAAAATAAAGTGGTGTCTACCTTTCGTGGCAtaacacaatttaaaatgtccaAAATGTAAATGGAGTATTGCCTCTCTTACCTGCTGCTTCCTGCCGGGCTGTCTCCAGCAGAACTTCGCTCAGGTTGAGCAGCAAACTGAGAGCACAGGTTAAAGTGTCCTCAGAGACAGACACGTCCTCAGCCATGGTCCCCGGCTCCCCTCTGCTCTCTCACACTGACAGTTAACGGGACAACTCGTGAACTACAAGTGTGTGTCGAGAGACCACGTGACCTCGTGACGTGGGTTTAAACTGTATGCTTAAACTTTAAAGCCATACCGTGCAGTCAATGGTTAAAGCCTGACTGTTGCAACACTGAGGGGTTTCTCAATGTTGGGGGAAATGTCACATTTACAAGAAGAAATGGACTGACTCTGAACCAAATTGTGGTCCTTTTTACGGAGAATTACAACAATATGGCACCACAATTAAAAGAAGAAGGACATCTAAACAAAATGTgtatttaatgaatattttacttgAAATGTGACCTTTTATTTGTATCACTATCTTTTTGCActaactgtgctgttgtatttgctgtatagTGTCCTTACTGTAAGGTATTTATTATATgtgtgcaactcgattttgacaggaAAGCAACTGGAGACTTCTAGAATTGTatgagtaacattctgtttttagacttctctgtttcagtttcagtttcagttttcatcacaatttcagtcagatcaactacagagcattgaTACAGAGCACCTGTATCAATGCTctgctctgtagttgatctgactgaaattgtgatgaaaactgaaactggcttccgataactgctagaatccacttcaagacaatggtacttgcgtaccatgctgcgaatggatctggcccttcctacatccaggacatggttaaaccgtacaccccagcacgtgcactccgctctgcatcaaccaaacggctcgctgcaccatcgctgcgaaggggacccaagttcccatcagcaaaaacacgtgggtttgctatcctggctccaaaatggtggaatgagctcccattgacatcaggacagcagaaagcttacacaccttccggcgcagactgaaaacccatctctttcgactccacttcgagcaatagaactattaacaaagcacttatatactaataaagggctggcttacctaaagccagttgagtagcacttgaaatgttttttctctatgaagcctgatgtacttatatgattctgttttcttcaagtttgtattttgttggtcgaacgcacttattgtaagtcgctttggataaaagcgtcagctaaatgcaatgtaatgtaatatgtacagcactttggctcgaccaaaaatcgttttaaaaatgtgttatataaataaaacttgatttgattttccTTTATCTCTTTATTTACCTACGTTATGTTTGTATCTGTATGCTGTGTgtatataatgtatgatgtaaatatatacattttgttGTATAAAGGGGGGGACAGTAGTAGTTTTAAGTTATATATTTGACAAACATTTACCAAGATTCACAGtttaagggaaacttctgtgtagcaatgcagtgggagtcaccgactcaggaaagagacacggtagagcaggagcttcgatgtcaatcactgatgatttatttggagtttcggccggaggattcacatcacaaaTCACAGCAGCCACGGTgggactgcacgggtgggttgccacgtcaattctggagcgcctctctctcgttagcccatttaactggtttcacagagagtaatcaacatatagGCTATAAGATAGCTTAGACAGTTGGGCACACTAAGTCACTTGCAtccgtcacttatggcctcgaagatttcataccttggagtccacaaacaacaaagaaggaagtgtcccagtgcacccacaacaacagaccatctgtgacctagtgttgcccggtcacagaatgggaacaataacattatggctgaagcagcgtatgtccttaaaggagataaacagacgtcagggttggtcctgtacgtcaGGAGTCTAGGACAATAATTTCCCTAACACACAGTTTAACCTGAGTGTCCCCATTCACATACCGAATGTCCACAATACACTGTTCAAATCTGTTTGTAGTCATCATATTAAAAAGTGTATACATTCCTTACGTATACAGTATTTGATCTACTCAAAAGCATAGGTGtagttttttttaacaataaagCTGTGAAAAGTGGCATTTTAAGCTATTAAACATGCGAAaaatgcaacaacaaaaaaaacacatcaatgTGTCCTTTGTGTCTTgtgtatgtttttgtcatttagTCAGGGGCGCACCTTGCGAACAAGCAAGGCAGGCAACTGCTTGGGGCCCCCAAAGAAGgtagattaagaaggtccacagcaacgacaacatgaaacaccttttaatttactgcaacgacatgtcgggaaacccccctcaaggcggcccc
This window of the Pseudochaenichthys georgianus unplaced genomic scaffold, fPseGeo1.2 scaffold_1330_arrow_ctg1, whole genome shotgun sequence genome carries:
- the selenol gene encoding selenoprotein L, which encodes MAEDVSVSEDTLTCALSLLLNLSEVLLETARQEAAESLEKFVPHKISILFGLITAGGDFYKSLGVKKRSEAEAIWKKFYHNATVRDKVEELLQLESEWDSFLESVDRGLQTTDRQLSGGKMAASLSPDTAFTDARSGESVTLGQFLGRGEKTLLVLIRHYGULPURDHVAELKDRLAVLEARSVRVVVVAFGGLQGAQVWREQTGCTFDMLLDPERKVYRSFGLGSSYAKVMRFGCLLQYSEYPAVDRDFPDMPPDMLKDLYQLGGDFLLDEAGKVLLCHPSKSPMDRPSVEDILQAAGSSNSKSNL